In the genome of Populus alba chromosome 11, ASM523922v2, whole genome shotgun sequence, one region contains:
- the LOC118038355 gene encoding probable aminotransferase TAT2 isoform X2 translates to MADGAVNGYEMDTPKNITIKGILSLLMESIDDNNHSRSVISLGMGDPTAHSCFHTTHVAQEAVVDALQSDKFNGYAPTVGLPQTRRAIAEYLSRDLPYKLSSDDVFITSGCTQAIDVALAMLARPGANILLPRPGFPIYELCAAFRHLEVRHFDLLPEKGWEVDLDAIEALADQNTVALVIINPGNPCGNVYSYQHLKKIAETAEKLKTLVIADEVYGHLAFGRNPFVPMGVFGSIVPVLTLGSLSKRWIVPGWRLGWFVTSDPSGMFRNPKVVERIKKYFDILGGPATFIQAAVPGILELTDEVFFKRTINILKQSSDICCDRIKEIPCISCPYKPEGSMAVMMKLNLSLLEDISDDIDFCFKLAREEFVIILPGTAVGLKNWLRITFAVDPVSLEEALGRVKSFCLRHTKQFERY, encoded by the exons atGGCGGATGGGGCAGTGAATGGTTATGAAATGGATACACCCAAAAACATTACCATCAAAGGAATTCTAAGTCTGCTAATGGAAAGCattgatgataataatcatAGTAGGAGTGTGATTTCACTGGGCATGGGCGACCCTACTGCTCATTCTTGCTTTCACACCACACATGTTGCTCAAGAAGCTGTTGTTGATGCTCTTCAATCTGATAAGTTCAATGGTTATGCACCTACTGTAGGCCTTCCTCAAACAAGAAG GGCGATTGCTGAATACCTATCTCGTGATCTTCCTTACAAGTTATCATCTGATGATGTTTTTATAACATCCGGTTGCACTCAAGCTATTGATGTTGCATTGGCGATGCTTGCTCGCCCTGGTGCAAATATCTTGCTTCCAAGGCCAGGCTTCCCAATTTATGAACTTTGTGCAGCTTTTAGGCATCTTGAAGTTCGACATTTTGATCTTCTCCCAGAGAAAGGCTGGGAGGTTGATCTTGATGCTATCGAAGCCCTTGCAGATCAGAACACTGTTGCATTGGTTATTATAAATCCTGGGAATCCTTGCGGCAATGTATACTCTTACCAACATTTGAAAAAG ATTGCAGAAACTGCTGAAAAGCTCAAAACTCTTGTTATTGCTGATGAAGTGTATGGACACCTTGCCTTTGGTCGTAATCCCTTTGTGCCAATGGGAGTTTTTGGATCCATTGTCCCTGTTCTTACCCTTGGTTCTCTTTCAAAGAGGTGGATTGTACCTGGATGGCGACTTGGTTGGTTTGTGACAAGTGATCCATCTGGCATGTTTAGAAATCCCAAG GTTGTTGAACGCATTAAGAAGTACTTTGACATTTTGGGAGGACCTGCAACCTTCATCCAG GCAGCAGTTCCTGGCATTCTTGAGCTAACTGATGAGGTTTTCTTCAAGAGAACTATCAACATACTGAAGCAGTCCTCAGATATATGTTGTGATAGGATAAAGGAGATCCCTTGCATTTCTTGCCCATACAAGCCAGAGGGATCAATGGCTGTGATG ATGAAATTAAATCTTTCACTACTAGAAGATATCAGTGACGATATTGACTTCTGCTTCAAACTGGCCAGAGAGGAATTTGTCATCATTCTTCCAG GAACTGCTGTGGGGCTAAAGAATTGGCTCCGTATCACTTTTGCCGTTGATCCAGTATCCCTAGAAGAAGCTTTAGGGAGAGTGAAATCGTTCTGTCTAAGGCATACCAAACAGTTTGAAAGATACTAG
- the LOC118038355 gene encoding probable aminotransferase TAT2 isoform X1, with product MADGAVNGYEMDTPKNITIKGILSLLMESIDDNNHSRSVISLGMGDPTAHSCFHTTHVAQEAVVDALQSDKFNGYAPTVGLPQTRSRKHLKEHTYMFNFESLQATIELISFYLIIICLLFCRAIAEYLSRDLPYKLSSDDVFITSGCTQAIDVALAMLARPGANILLPRPGFPIYELCAAFRHLEVRHFDLLPEKGWEVDLDAIEALADQNTVALVIINPGNPCGNVYSYQHLKKIAETAEKLKTLVIADEVYGHLAFGRNPFVPMGVFGSIVPVLTLGSLSKRWIVPGWRLGWFVTSDPSGMFRNPKVVERIKKYFDILGGPATFIQAAVPGILELTDEVFFKRTINILKQSSDICCDRIKEIPCISCPYKPEGSMAVMMKLNLSLLEDISDDIDFCFKLAREEFVIILPGTAVGLKNWLRITFAVDPVSLEEALGRVKSFCLRHTKQFERY from the exons atGGCGGATGGGGCAGTGAATGGTTATGAAATGGATACACCCAAAAACATTACCATCAAAGGAATTCTAAGTCTGCTAATGGAAAGCattgatgataataatcatAGTAGGAGTGTGATTTCACTGGGCATGGGCGACCCTACTGCTCATTCTTGCTTTCACACCACACATGTTGCTCAAGAAGCTGTTGTTGATGCTCTTCAATCTGATAAGTTCAATGGTTATGCACCTACTGTAGGCCTTCCTCAAACAAGAAG TAGAAAGCATCTGAAAGAACATACCTACATGTTCAACTTTGAGAGTCTGCAAGCAACCATAGAGCTTATCAGTTTCTACTTGATTATAATATGCTTGCTCTTCTGTAGGGCGATTGCTGAATACCTATCTCGTGATCTTCCTTACAAGTTATCATCTGATGATGTTTTTATAACATCCGGTTGCACTCAAGCTATTGATGTTGCATTGGCGATGCTTGCTCGCCCTGGTGCAAATATCTTGCTTCCAAGGCCAGGCTTCCCAATTTATGAACTTTGTGCAGCTTTTAGGCATCTTGAAGTTCGACATTTTGATCTTCTCCCAGAGAAAGGCTGGGAGGTTGATCTTGATGCTATCGAAGCCCTTGCAGATCAGAACACTGTTGCATTGGTTATTATAAATCCTGGGAATCCTTGCGGCAATGTATACTCTTACCAACATTTGAAAAAG ATTGCAGAAACTGCTGAAAAGCTCAAAACTCTTGTTATTGCTGATGAAGTGTATGGACACCTTGCCTTTGGTCGTAATCCCTTTGTGCCAATGGGAGTTTTTGGATCCATTGTCCCTGTTCTTACCCTTGGTTCTCTTTCAAAGAGGTGGATTGTACCTGGATGGCGACTTGGTTGGTTTGTGACAAGTGATCCATCTGGCATGTTTAGAAATCCCAAG GTTGTTGAACGCATTAAGAAGTACTTTGACATTTTGGGAGGACCTGCAACCTTCATCCAG GCAGCAGTTCCTGGCATTCTTGAGCTAACTGATGAGGTTTTCTTCAAGAGAACTATCAACATACTGAAGCAGTCCTCAGATATATGTTGTGATAGGATAAAGGAGATCCCTTGCATTTCTTGCCCATACAAGCCAGAGGGATCAATGGCTGTGATG ATGAAATTAAATCTTTCACTACTAGAAGATATCAGTGACGATATTGACTTCTGCTTCAAACTGGCCAGAGAGGAATTTGTCATCATTCTTCCAG GAACTGCTGTGGGGCTAAAGAATTGGCTCCGTATCACTTTTGCCGTTGATCCAGTATCCCTAGAAGAAGCTTTAGGGAGAGTGAAATCGTTCTGTCTAAGGCATACCAAACAGTTTGAAAGATACTAG